In the Syntrophorhabdaceae bacterium genome, CCCAGGCCCGATTCTGGCACTTAAACCTCTATCTCGAAGATCCCGCCCACCCGGGCGAGGTTCCTTATACCATGGATCCGGTTACCTTGAAGCCGGTACTTAACTCTACGCCTGGCCCGACAATGTACCAGATCGCCACTGAGGGAGGTTTCTTGCCCGACGTAGCGCCACACGACAACACCACACCTATTCCGCTCGACCTGGTGGCGGACCCGACAGGAAATACAGCAATACCTACCGGGCCCTTTAACCTCTTGCTTGCCCCGGCGGAACGGGCCGACGTCCTTATCGACTTTACCGGCCTGCAGGGGAAGAGCTTCATTCTCTATAGTGACTCACCCGCGCCTTTCCCTATGGGTGATTCCCGTAACGACTATTACACCGGTGATCCGGATCAAACTGCGTTCGGAGGCGCCCTTCCCACGGCAGCAACCAAGGGCCCCAATACGCGAACCGTCCTGAAGATAGTCGTGGGGAACGGGACTAACGGAATTTCGCTCAACGACATTCTCCCGGACGGTCATACGAGGCTCGCCGACCTTTCCGCTGCATTGAAGAAAAACTTCAAGGGTGGTAATCCGGTGCCAGCCCAGCAGCCTCCGCTTCTTTACCAGGGCGCCGATGCCGCAACTCCGGGTCCACTGCCCTACACGGGCGTGGTCAACCGCACGCTCACCCTCAATGAGGATTTCGACGAATATGGACGCCTGATCCAAACCCTGGGCACCTTCGCCCAGCAGGGCAATAATAACCAGAACCTTCCTACCTGGGGAATCCCCTATATGTCAGCCGCAACTGAGACCCCTGCTGTAGGAACTACCGAGGTCTGGCAGATCGCCAACCTCACAGCAGACGTCCATCCCATCCACATCCACCTCGTAAATTTCCAGCTTATCCAGCGGCAGAATTTCATCGGTGATCCTACCACAGGCATCATGTTAGACCCACTGTCAATCACAGGGCCCGATGCCGACGAGATTGGCTGGAAAGAGACCCTTCGGATGAACCCGGGTCAGATCACCACAATAATCATGAAGTTCGACCTGCCGAAGGTACCTTTCACGGTGGCGCCGAGCATAAGAAACGGGGTGAATGGCAACGAATACGTGTGGCACTGCCATATTCTCGAGCACGAAGAACATGATATGATGCGTCCTCTGGTCGTGACAGGTCCTCCGCCTCTGGCTGCCTTCCCGGTTACCCAGACAGCAGGCAAGGTTTTGGGCGTAGACTATTCGATCTACAACGGCGTGCCCCCTTACACGATTACTTCCGACAGTAAGTTGTTCCCGCCGATCCCTTCAAAAATAGGCTTTAGCGGCGGTCAGTTCTTTGTACCCACAGTCCAGTCTCTCATCCTCAAAAACCCGAGCACCGTACATTTTACCATCACCGATAGCGCGGGTAAAAAGGAGGTTGTCACTCTGAACCTTACATACTAAGGCATATAAGCACGCGCGGAATTTCGTGATGCCCCGGTTAAGGTCCCATCCTTAACCGGGGCATCATCTTCTTAACCGCATATTCTAACGGTTGATTGTTCTATTGTTCTTAAGGCCCTTCCCGAGTATAATGCTAAAGAGCCAGAGGGAGGTATGATGGAACTCAACAAGCTTGC is a window encoding:
- a CDS encoding multicopper oxidase domain-containing protein; amino-acid sequence: MMTVGDLVLNRAATHLHGGLTPWISDGTPFQWFDPNGLVGESFRNVPGTTPAKGTATYYYPMDQSARLLWYHDHAMGITRTNAYSGIASALVLTDDFETYLVNNKLVPDLVGIPLVIQDKTFLDPANDPNYPVVGAKPGDLWYPWDYEANILPGNIVNPKGRWDYGLTVIPPSTGLKTPLPPISEVPEFFADTAIVNGAPYPVVNVTGGTFRFRMLNGSQARFWHLNLYLEDPAHPGEVPYTMDPVTLKPVLNSTPGPTMYQIATEGGFLPDVAPHDNTTPIPLDLVADPTGNTAIPTGPFNLLLAPAERADVLIDFTGLQGKSFILYSDSPAPFPMGDSRNDYYTGDPDQTAFGGALPTAATKGPNTRTVLKIVVGNGTNGISLNDILPDGHTRLADLSAALKKNFKGGNPVPAQQPPLLYQGADAATPGPLPYTGVVNRTLTLNEDFDEYGRLIQTLGTFAQQGNNNQNLPTWGIPYMSAATETPAVGTTEVWQIANLTADVHPIHIHLVNFQLIQRQNFIGDPTTGIMLDPLSITGPDADEIGWKETLRMNPGQITTIIMKFDLPKVPFTVAPSIRNGVNGNEYVWHCHILEHEEHDMMRPLVVTGPPPLAAFPVTQTAGKVLGVDYSIYNGVPPYTITSDSKLFPPIPSKIGFSGGQFFVPTVQSLILKNPSTVHFTITDSAGKKEVVTLNLTY